One genomic segment of Rubripirellula tenax includes these proteins:
- a CDS encoding peptidoglycan recognition protein family protein, with the protein MPDPPKPTSVRDQIIATHDITKRSVWGATGPWKPLVADWDFDSIVVHHSGNAGDKDPLAIQEKHKDKNFDDVGYHYMIHPNGTVYEGRDITFKGEHVGGTNTKKIGVLMMGDYDEQILDLDDDDLTQTHVNKLKSLCETLKGHFPIQKFGGHQEFMAAGATQCPGNLIMDKIPSLRTELGLQSP; encoded by the coding sequence ATGCCCGATCCTCCGAAACCAACAAGCGTCCGCGATCAGATTATCGCCACACACGACATCACAAAGCGTTCGGTCTGGGGAGCGACCGGACCGTGGAAACCGTTGGTTGCGGATTGGGATTTCGACTCGATCGTCGTCCATCATTCAGGGAATGCAGGGGACAAGGATCCGCTCGCCATTCAAGAAAAGCACAAAGACAAGAACTTCGACGATGTCGGTTATCACTACATGATCCACCCGAACGGCACTGTCTATGAAGGTCGAGACATCACGTTCAAGGGTGAACATGTCGGAGGCACGAATACCAAAAAGATCGGCGTCTTGATGATGGGCGATTACGACGAGCAAATTTTGGACTTGGACGACGATGATTTGACTCAAACCCATGTCAATAAGCTGAAGTCTCTTTGCGAGACGTTGAAAGGTCATTTCCCGATTCAAAAGTTCGGTGGTCACCAAGAATTCATGGCGGCGGGCGCAACGCAGTGTCCTGGCAATTTGATCATGGACAAGATTCCGTCACTGAGGACTGAACTTGGACTTCAATCGCCATAG
- a CDS encoding HD domain-containing protein, which yields MTPQHERDIEVRCPLHGFVTVRDWEREIINHPAYQRLKRIRQLALTDQVYPGAMHTRFEHSLGVMHVASEMFDAITKNSKQFLINKIGFNDDALKRDRVLVRLTALLHDLGHSPFSHASEELFPKQGKVQLEHEDYSAEIIRRTLRDVINSHPDSDNYQIKADDVASLLDGKLTNRSLIWRDLVTGQLDADRIDYLLRDSLHAGVDYGRFDWRRLIRCLVFVQTNEGTGPRIGLMQGGLHAAEGLVLARYFMFTQVYFHKTREAFNCHLKGALKEILPDGKFPTLEGDGLEEYLKWDDWRVLGELAADHAGDHGRRIRDRDHYRMIYQTPEVPTPADKERFAAIRDKLGDLVMHDARSGKAWYKLSEDQDIPILSENPDARVLPLSEHSAAVKGLKQTDTMMLYCLRENKTEAEQIILNME from the coding sequence ATGACACCACAACACGAACGCGATATTGAGGTGCGCTGTCCGCTGCACGGTTTTGTCACCGTTCGTGATTGGGAGCGAGAAATCATCAATCATCCGGCATACCAGCGTCTGAAGCGCATTCGACAGCTTGCGTTAACCGACCAAGTATATCCCGGCGCGATGCACACACGTTTTGAGCATTCCTTGGGCGTGATGCATGTCGCGAGCGAGATGTTCGATGCAATTACCAAGAACTCTAAACAATTCCTCATCAACAAAATTGGGTTCAACGACGATGCGTTAAAGCGAGACAGGGTTTTGGTGCGGCTTACTGCGCTGCTGCATGATTTAGGGCACTCACCATTCTCTCACGCATCAGAAGAACTCTTTCCCAAGCAAGGTAAAGTTCAACTTGAACACGAAGACTATTCGGCCGAGATCATTCGGCGGACACTTAGAGATGTCATCAACTCACATCCCGATAGCGACAACTACCAAATCAAGGCTGATGACGTCGCTTCGTTGCTCGATGGCAAGCTAACGAATCGTTCATTAATTTGGCGCGACTTGGTAACCGGCCAACTTGACGCTGACCGAATCGACTACCTGTTGCGAGATTCGTTGCACGCGGGAGTCGACTATGGTCGGTTTGATTGGCGGCGGTTAATTAGGTGCTTGGTATTCGTCCAGACGAATGAAGGAACCGGTCCCAGGATCGGACTGATGCAAGGTGGACTTCATGCGGCCGAGGGATTGGTTCTGGCGCGGTACTTCATGTTCACACAAGTGTATTTCCACAAGACTCGCGAAGCCTTCAATTGCCACTTGAAAGGAGCGCTCAAAGAGATCTTGCCCGACGGAAAGTTCCCCACACTAGAGGGCGACGGGTTGGAGGAGTACCTCAAATGGGACGATTGGCGAGTTCTCGGCGAACTCGCGGCTGACCACGCGGGTGACCATGGCCGACGTATTCGAGATCGCGATCACTATCGGATGATCTACCAAACCCCAGAAGTTCCGACTCCAGCAGACAAAGAACGATTCGCAGCGATTCGTGATAAACTGGGCGATTTAGTCATGCATGATGCACGATCAGGCAAAGCTTGGTACAAATTGTCGGAAGACCAAGACATCCCGATCCTTAGCGAAAACCCGGACGCTCGCGTGCTACCACTTTCTGAGCATTCCGCAGCAGTGAAGGGGTTGAAGCAGACGGATACAATGATGCTGTACTGTCTTCGTGAGAATAAAACGGAAGCCGAACAAATCATCCTGAACATGGAGTGA
- a CDS encoding type IV secretory system conjugative DNA transfer family protein, whose product MKIQQFIEGFFQTPEYPDSAYTSRDNPTQYSELPDYSKLDLELPIFGNRPKQTTPWLRERRKTWATILAAFALGASWLAIAGLGEYLAWIAGLVTLIYLRTIMLSRCSHWRVTSAMLPALVGLAICYSASLLSPSFVTLFVAMVISVHAADRLATQTMELQTIPPTLLSECKMFRESWKKRFARQFSSQYIEWYPLVLFTPAILYIVSFSIFLRGSDSPLSIATTLLFLVTAWLIMSVSLLLATEFVLGKIRLRPYLTPRRMYYGMKRAVRRFCVYNWRNQPGVGNYHASTGNCQQRWTQVITVASLGILAAAAQISVPQDYQVPAIAIQASSSSQSTVLQPYQKAILDRLTEDERNRWEVEIAGPRSFQKNTNTSTFDAETVRYLTWIVSPIVCFFAGLALTLTTPMIVVSRLGARFPKGVRAGHFLTPKIWQDITKRVANCDDRRTNESIFMGVNSKDNTPVLIPRAAFKEHVHILGKSGSHKTSCGLIPLIIQLMEHGDASVVVMDLKGGDTALFETLRIESEKRAMRFRWHTLQRGESTYVFNPVDQQYLKGRSPQTKADFLTQALGLQYGVSYGPSFFSDANSDHLAEVITYAERKDEVRSFRELCKASEEVSLLKPKRGKDDSSHVKMVLRRMAELESVNAISGMGHSNEALENAIDCTQFFRSPQVCHFDLGSGDGSITSANLAQLALHSIFKSALHLRKQSRVQTYVVIDEFQRILSPSLKEIFQQARSLNISLIVAHQSLEDLKQSGLDLTTTVEANVQVQQYFSVTTKSEIQDLSITSGNSVVLSRSTSQQPGEQPTVSFAEIEHPRLTAVDCNNISAKRKRSIIRLKADRDYAQYGGLTMPIDSEFAMSFAEHERRSKQPWPALTEETVICEDEWTRQRRLEDEIAGADDDEPDADTGDADDPPAGEKPDPDPGSILEKF is encoded by the coding sequence GTGAAGATCCAACAATTCATCGAAGGCTTTTTCCAAACTCCCGAATACCCAGACTCGGCTTACACTTCACGCGACAATCCAACGCAGTATTCGGAACTCCCAGACTACAGCAAATTGGATTTGGAACTTCCGATATTTGGAAATCGTCCCAAGCAAACTACCCCTTGGCTGCGTGAAAGGAGAAAGACCTGGGCAACCATATTGGCCGCGTTTGCTCTTGGTGCGAGTTGGCTAGCGATCGCGGGTCTTGGAGAATATCTGGCGTGGATTGCAGGCTTGGTCACACTGATCTACCTGCGAACAATCATGCTCTCAAGGTGCTCACACTGGCGAGTGACATCTGCGATGTTGCCCGCCTTGGTCGGTCTGGCGATTTGCTATTCGGCTTCTCTTCTCAGCCCATCCTTCGTCACGCTCTTTGTTGCAATGGTCATATCGGTGCATGCCGCAGACCGTTTGGCGACACAAACGATGGAGCTTCAGACTATTCCACCGACGCTCTTGTCCGAATGTAAGATGTTTCGCGAGAGTTGGAAGAAGCGATTTGCTCGGCAGTTTTCTTCGCAATACATTGAATGGTATCCCCTCGTGCTATTCACGCCGGCGATTCTCTACATCGTTTCGTTCTCGATCTTTTTGCGCGGCTCCGACTCGCCTCTTTCTATTGCGACAACTCTACTCTTTTTGGTCACCGCATGGCTAATCATGTCTGTTAGCTTGCTACTCGCAACTGAGTTTGTACTTGGAAAGATACGTCTTCGTCCGTACCTCACACCGCGACGAATGTACTACGGAATGAAGCGAGCCGTTCGTCGGTTTTGCGTTTACAACTGGCGGAACCAACCGGGCGTGGGAAACTACCATGCAAGTACCGGTAACTGCCAGCAACGCTGGACTCAAGTCATCACAGTCGCGTCACTTGGCATCCTTGCCGCTGCTGCACAGATCAGCGTTCCGCAAGACTACCAAGTTCCTGCCATAGCAATTCAGGCTTCCAGTAGCTCGCAATCAACGGTTCTACAGCCGTATCAGAAAGCTATTCTCGACCGTCTTACGGAAGATGAGCGAAATCGTTGGGAAGTAGAGATTGCTGGTCCAAGATCATTCCAGAAGAACACAAACACTTCCACATTCGACGCAGAAACCGTTCGCTATCTCACGTGGATCGTTTCACCCATCGTCTGCTTTTTCGCCGGTCTGGCTCTCACACTTACGACACCAATGATCGTGGTTTCTAGATTAGGTGCCCGGTTTCCAAAAGGAGTCCGTGCCGGCCATTTCCTGACACCAAAGATTTGGCAAGACATCACCAAACGTGTCGCCAATTGCGATGACCGTCGCACAAACGAATCAATCTTTATGGGGGTCAACTCCAAAGACAACACACCTGTTCTGATTCCTAGAGCGGCGTTTAAGGAGCATGTCCATATCTTGGGGAAAAGTGGTTCACACAAGACGAGCTGCGGATTGATTCCGCTGATTATTCAACTGATGGAGCATGGAGATGCATCCGTTGTTGTGATGGACCTCAAGGGTGGTGACACGGCTCTGTTCGAGACGCTCCGTATCGAGAGCGAAAAACGAGCCATGCGATTCCGCTGGCACACACTGCAGCGAGGCGAGTCAACTTACGTCTTCAATCCTGTCGACCAGCAGTATTTAAAAGGGCGTTCGCCGCAAACCAAAGCAGACTTTTTGACTCAGGCTTTGGGATTGCAATATGGCGTTTCTTACGGTCCATCGTTCTTCTCCGACGCCAACTCTGATCACCTTGCAGAAGTGATCACATACGCGGAGAGGAAAGACGAGGTTCGATCGTTCCGCGAGCTTTGCAAAGCGAGTGAAGAGGTCTCGCTCCTCAAGCCTAAGCGAGGAAAAGACGACTCAAGCCACGTAAAGATGGTGCTTAGACGAATGGCGGAGCTGGAGTCGGTCAATGCGATTTCTGGGATGGGGCATTCCAATGAAGCTCTCGAAAACGCCATCGACTGCACGCAGTTTTTCAGATCACCGCAGGTTTGCCACTTCGATCTGGGGAGTGGTGACGGAAGCATCACCAGTGCAAACCTCGCCCAACTCGCCCTCCATTCAATCTTCAAATCTGCGTTGCACTTACGAAAACAGTCACGAGTTCAAACCTACGTAGTAATTGACGAATTCCAACGCATTCTATCGCCTAGCCTAAAGGAAATTTTCCAACAAGCCCGCAGCTTGAATATCAGCCTTATTGTTGCCCACCAGTCTCTTGAGGATCTGAAACAATCCGGCTTAGATTTAACGACCACCGTCGAAGCCAACGTGCAGGTGCAGCAGTATTTTTCGGTCACAACAAAGTCAGAGATTCAGGATCTTTCAATCACCTCCGGTAACAGCGTCGTTTTGTCCAGAAGTACAAGCCAACAACCGGGCGAGCAACCGACCGTATCATTTGCCGAAATTGAGCATCCGCGTTTGACGGCCGTGGACTGCAATAACATAAGTGCCAAGCGAAAACGGAGCATCATCCGCCTCAAAGCAGACCGTGACTACGCTCAATACGGCGGACTGACGATGCCCATCGACTCCGAATTTGCAATGTCATTCGCCGAGCACGAACGACGCAGCAAGCAACCCTGGCCGGCACTCACCGAAGAAACTGTCATCTGCGAAGATGAGTGGACTCGGCAACGGCGACTCGAGGACGAAATCGCCGGGGCGGATGACGACGAACCGGACGCAGACACTGGTGACGCCGATGACCCACCAGCAGGGGAAAAGCCCGATCCCGATCCAGGCTCAATCCTCGAAAAATTCTGA
- a CDS encoding FAD-binding protein: MAKKIARPEVKFSGRVISSLVDFQDGSSDVIGPHHVVYPKTASDVATAVTLSQKAKTFVRSGENATKQDSVDGAGGIVINLKEMNGVTVKGGALRAQAAATSEAVTSQLAEHALALPLADNPLKSIASTVLFETPSYLRRSLGPLSSYISSIRAVRPDGKAIKLKDSLQESCLQKCRAMQAVVTDVEFKPTSAKGLWMHRATFPYPGKKVFSQISRQIFQTIKFSTKLERTDVSLDAFSGPYDIPLVRISVLGSTPAGRTSLKKLLGKAVNILPKTFEPDDIAVETLTGPEVLDALSESGLGTPGDAMFESTSLHDSVDATGDTENFLLNHADNVDRDIAFQDETAGRIIQKTRLTTSLRLNPQNGLDLTGYRHTPIANDSTEIRSRATPLHTGDSLQAPVEFTALVRASPIPNFRGEVFSKNDWGFKSRAHQYATSSYSSTRMTPFMLAYPRDDGDIVAAIQFARSQGKHVVARSGGHQYSGKSSGGSDTIVLSLDHFDQLDHLGGSVFRVGPAVRLVNVATRFKNERVTIPHGECPQVAIGGHAQTGGYGHLIRSFGLCTDYVTSFDIILADGSKRTVGRPREDTTTTPENDELFWGVLGGNAGSFGIVTSYEFDCIEDVAHPNSYGFTFRRRYKESAFRKLMKEAQKWTKQIADKTLDPDLDFMMSVGSSRSLFPFPGLVVELVHGNLGGASQVVDGEQAFKPIIRASKHRAGIWNLFATRGKDSLSSLSLSFVRSWPLVTRQGREFVYPYKKRVNCTVSKLSNEFVDEFVQKVSHIVLNESKVKLVFQMSFGGGAFRDSARRDATSIPQRDSVYTFVFDLFYKQGGEQIAESLQSEVQDLIARHFNGSQERRVFWGTFGNTDIKDASVRKMYYDSDSQYRRLQKLKQTVDPDNLFQTSLTVQLPDQRDP; this comes from the coding sequence ATGGCAAAGAAAATCGCACGCCCTGAGGTGAAGTTCTCCGGCCGAGTCATAAGCTCTCTTGTTGACTTTCAAGATGGCTCGTCGGATGTGATTGGCCCTCACCATGTTGTCTACCCAAAGACGGCGTCGGATGTTGCGACCGCCGTGACGCTTTCTCAAAAAGCAAAAACGTTCGTAAGAAGTGGCGAAAACGCGACCAAACAGGATTCCGTCGACGGGGCCGGTGGCATTGTCATCAACCTGAAGGAAATGAACGGTGTCACGGTGAAGGGAGGTGCATTACGTGCTCAGGCGGCAGCTACCAGCGAAGCTGTCACGTCACAACTTGCTGAACACGCACTCGCTCTCCCGCTAGCGGACAATCCTTTGAAGAGCATTGCGTCCACCGTTCTATTTGAAACGCCTTCGTATTTGCGTCGCAGCCTTGGCCCGCTTTCTAGTTACATTTCCTCGATACGAGCGGTGCGGCCAGATGGAAAGGCGATCAAGCTGAAAGACAGCCTACAGGAATCGTGTTTGCAAAAATGTCGTGCGATGCAAGCCGTTGTAACGGATGTTGAATTCAAGCCAACCTCAGCAAAAGGACTTTGGATGCATCGGGCAACGTTTCCCTACCCAGGGAAGAAAGTATTTTCCCAGATCTCTCGACAAATATTCCAAACGATCAAATTCTCCACGAAGTTGGAACGAACAGATGTTTCTTTGGATGCATTCAGTGGGCCATACGATATCCCGCTGGTCAGAATCAGCGTACTAGGCTCAACGCCCGCTGGAAGAACTTCGCTGAAAAAGCTACTTGGCAAGGCCGTGAACATTTTGCCCAAGACTTTTGAACCGGATGACATTGCAGTGGAAACGCTCACTGGGCCAGAGGTGTTGGATGCACTTTCTGAATCTGGCTTGGGTACTCCAGGTGATGCCATGTTTGAGTCGACTAGCTTGCATGACTCGGTCGACGCGACTGGCGATACGGAAAACTTTCTTTTGAATCACGCAGACAACGTTGATCGAGACATCGCCTTTCAAGACGAAACTGCGGGAAGGATCATTCAAAAGACAAGACTGACGACAAGCCTACGGTTAAACCCACAAAACGGGCTGGACCTGACTGGATATCGCCACACTCCGATAGCCAACGACTCAACGGAAATTCGCAGCAGGGCGACGCCACTGCACACTGGTGATTCCTTGCAGGCTCCTGTCGAATTCACGGCCCTTGTCCGCGCTAGTCCCATCCCAAATTTCAGGGGTGAAGTGTTTTCAAAGAATGATTGGGGATTCAAGTCGAGAGCACACCAATACGCAACATCTTCTTATTCATCTACCCGCATGACACCGTTCATGCTTGCCTATCCACGGGACGATGGCGATATCGTCGCTGCAATTCAGTTTGCGAGATCCCAAGGCAAACATGTCGTTGCCCGTAGTGGTGGTCATCAATATTCCGGAAAATCGTCGGGCGGAAGCGACACAATTGTCTTGAGCCTCGATCATTTTGACCAACTCGACCACCTGGGCGGCAGTGTGTTCCGGGTGGGGCCTGCTGTTCGATTGGTGAACGTGGCAACACGGTTCAAGAATGAACGCGTCACGATTCCGCACGGCGAATGCCCGCAAGTAGCGATTGGAGGGCATGCACAAACCGGTGGTTACGGACACCTGATCCGCAGTTTTGGATTGTGTACGGATTACGTCACTTCCTTTGACATCATTCTGGCGGATGGAAGCAAGCGGACTGTCGGGCGACCGAGGGAAGACACCACTACGACGCCAGAAAACGACGAGCTATTCTGGGGCGTTTTGGGCGGCAACGCGGGCTCTTTCGGGATTGTAACCAGTTACGAATTCGATTGCATCGAAGATGTTGCACACCCCAACTCCTACGGCTTTACGTTTCGCAGGCGTTACAAGGAGAGTGCGTTCCGAAAGCTCATGAAAGAAGCTCAGAAGTGGACCAAGCAAATTGCGGACAAAACGCTCGACCCAGATCTCGACTTCATGATGTCGGTTGGATCATCGAGGTCGCTTTTCCCCTTTCCGGGGCTGGTGGTTGAGCTAGTGCATGGGAATTTGGGAGGGGCAAGTCAGGTGGTCGATGGCGAGCAGGCTTTCAAGCCGATCATCAGGGCATCAAAGCACAGGGCTGGAATCTGGAATCTGTTTGCGACGAGAGGGAAAGACAGCTTGTCGAGCCTGTCACTCTCCTTTGTTCGCTCTTGGCCGCTCGTCACACGTCAGGGGCGCGAGTTTGTCTATCCCTACAAGAAGCGTGTCAATTGTACTGTTTCAAAACTGAGCAACGAATTTGTAGACGAGTTTGTCCAGAAGGTTAGCCATATAGTGCTGAACGAATCGAAAGTGAAACTTGTTTTTCAAATGAGCTTCGGCGGAGGAGCCTTCAGGGATTCGGCCCGCCGCGACGCGACCTCGATACCTCAAAGAGACTCGGTCTACACTTTCGTTTTCGATCTTTTCTACAAACAGGGTGGTGAACAAATTGCAGAGAGCCTTCAATCAGAAGTTCAAGATCTGATTGCGCGGCACTTCAATGGCAGCCAAGAACGAAGAGTGTTCTGGGGTACTTTTGGCAACACCGATATCAAAGATGCTTCGGTGCGTAAGATGTACTACGACAGTGATTCGCAGTATCGTCGCCTACAAAAGCTGAAGCAGACCGTCGATCCTGACAACTTGTTTCAAACAAGCCTTACCGTGCAATTGCCGGATCAGCGCGATCCATAA
- a CDS encoding tyrosine-type recombinase/integrase: MQDLLGGTMEDSGSKAVALAGKYDLNLVVPASDALLPALVASAGAGAAFAWEEFIYGRIRNPHTRDAYGRAVRRFLEHCERLGRTLPHVSPRDVGDYLDSLDYAAATKKLHLAALRHFFDTLVTRHVVVLNPAASVRGERLQVVEGKTPEITVVLARKLLHSIDVSSVVGCRDRAIIGILIYTAARVGSISKLRQRDFVDAGDQYCLRFTEKGGKSREIPVRHDLQQFITDYLRVAGLCNACDKSPLFRTTIRRTKFLTDNAMTGNDMSRMVKRRMRNAGLPKRLSPHSFRVTTITDLLSQGVPLEDVQQLAGHADPRTTRLYDRRNRKVTRNIVERISI; encoded by the coding sequence ATGCAGGACTTGCTTGGAGGCACCATGGAGGACTCGGGAAGTAAAGCAGTCGCATTAGCTGGCAAGTACGACTTGAATTTGGTGGTGCCAGCGTCAGATGCTCTCCTACCCGCATTGGTCGCCTCTGCGGGCGCTGGTGCGGCTTTTGCTTGGGAGGAGTTCATCTATGGCAGGATACGTAATCCCCATACTCGCGACGCCTACGGACGCGCTGTGCGGCGATTTCTTGAGCACTGCGAGAGACTTGGTCGCACACTTCCGCATGTTTCCCCTCGCGATGTGGGCGACTATCTCGATTCGCTTGACTATGCTGCCGCGACGAAGAAACTCCACTTGGCCGCACTACGGCACTTTTTTGACACGCTCGTCACGCGACATGTCGTAGTACTAAATCCGGCTGCTTCGGTTCGTGGCGAACGCCTGCAAGTAGTGGAAGGCAAAACGCCTGAAATCACAGTTGTACTAGCACGCAAGTTGCTCCACAGCATCGATGTGTCGTCCGTGGTAGGTTGTCGCGACCGGGCGATCATCGGGATCTTGATCTACACAGCAGCTCGAGTTGGGTCGATTTCCAAGTTGCGGCAACGCGACTTCGTCGATGCTGGTGACCAGTATTGCCTACGTTTTACCGAAAAGGGAGGTAAGTCACGAGAGATTCCAGTGCGACACGACCTACAACAATTCATCACCGACTACCTTCGCGTTGCTGGACTTTGCAACGCATGTGACAAGTCTCCCCTGTTCCGGACGACAATCCGCCGAACCAAGTTCCTGACGGACAACGCCATGACTGGCAACGATATGAGCCGCATGGTCAAGCGGCGAATGCGTAATGCCGGTTTACCCAAGCGGCTATCGCCGCATTCATTCCGAGTGACTACGATCACCGACCTGCTAAGCCAAGGCGTCCCTCTTGAGGACGTGCAGCAACTCGCCGGTCACGCTGATCCTCGAACGACGCGACTTTACGATCGGCGAAACCGAAAGGTAACTCGTAACATAGTTGAGCGGATTTCAATATGA
- a CDS encoding dienelactone hydrolase family protein, whose translation MARRKPTQHNRAVRGKTMDRDLEILDHVRVYGLTTRDVLHRLFFDDSQLNAVTKVTTRLIRNGLLERHKIDHESVYYSYGPAACDYFGYSRNRTGGFGSQALPTRLAILEYCSAEPQIREKLTRGKIDKTQPKLLAKKVDAKNYFLEVDPELGTKRLGLIVVCLGGPVDHAARKCKAEIDKRLEVPAFQQLIENRLFFIVMLTPSQAKADTLAASIKRRQFPVSVRVEPSRWLETFAI comes from the coding sequence ATGGCGCGTCGAAAACCCACCCAACATAATCGTGCCGTTCGCGGTAAAACGATGGATCGAGATTTGGAGATTCTTGATCACGTGCGAGTCTACGGATTGACCACGCGTGATGTTTTGCATCGGTTGTTCTTCGACGATTCCCAGCTCAATGCTGTCACCAAAGTAACGACCAGGCTTATCCGCAACGGATTGTTGGAACGTCATAAGATTGATCATGAATCGGTCTACTACAGCTATGGACCTGCCGCGTGCGATTACTTTGGCTATTCAAGAAATCGAACCGGTGGATTCGGTAGCCAAGCTTTGCCCACACGACTGGCGATATTGGAATACTGCAGCGCTGAGCCTCAAATAAGAGAGAAGCTAACGCGCGGGAAGATCGACAAAACTCAGCCGAAACTACTGGCCAAGAAAGTCGATGCCAAGAACTACTTTCTTGAAGTTGATCCTGAATTGGGCACAAAGCGACTTGGATTGATCGTCGTATGCCTCGGTGGCCCCGTCGATCACGCTGCTCGAAAATGCAAGGCAGAAATAGACAAACGATTGGAAGTGCCCGCGTTTCAGCAGCTAATCGAAAACCGTCTCTTTTTCATTGTCATGCTGACACCGAGCCAAGCTAAGGCTGACACTCTAGCAGCATCAATCAAGCGACGTCAGTTCCCTGTCTCCGTTCGTGTCGAGCCTTCGCGTTGGCTTGAAACGTTCGCAATCTGA
- a CDS encoding DUF932 domain-containing protein, whose translation MATLTRAHEELFRRTPDQCYDTFESLYQKCQSDRVSAKDQWILPHELNVTHDLSVCLGSVPDYNLNDWSFSQLCRMARVHKDTVNRLSPKTASKALEETLPSTADKPYQILTVGEEIRSVHGVAYTRLWNTELLDIAKEFASDFTPPQTASDGESSGLYCGEQDMFAFLIDPTGWAEIDGEAFAPGFFLWNSEVGRRTMGVQTFWFQKVCRNHIVWDAIEVVEFSSKHTANVRDGLSEVRKVIESLIVKRDERRDGFVNCIRKAMREKLGHDDEQVLSILAKEGVPRHLIKDAMKIARQHGAFTIFALVDALTQVTQRVQLAGDRTEMDAKVGKLLSLALAA comes from the coding sequence ATGGCCACGCTCACAAGAGCACACGAAGAATTGTTTCGGCGAACGCCGGATCAGTGCTACGACACGTTTGAGTCACTGTATCAAAAGTGCCAAAGCGATCGAGTCTCTGCGAAGGATCAATGGATCCTGCCGCACGAATTGAATGTCACCCATGACCTATCCGTCTGTCTCGGAAGTGTTCCAGACTACAACTTGAACGACTGGTCGTTCTCGCAGTTGTGTCGGATGGCAAGGGTTCACAAAGATACTGTCAATCGGCTCTCTCCGAAGACCGCGAGCAAAGCTCTCGAAGAGACGCTCCCGTCAACTGCTGACAAGCCGTACCAGATCCTGACCGTTGGTGAAGAAATTCGATCAGTTCACGGAGTCGCCTACACGCGGCTTTGGAACACTGAATTGCTCGACATCGCTAAGGAATTTGCATCGGACTTCACGCCTCCGCAAACCGCTAGTGATGGTGAAAGTTCGGGATTGTACTGTGGTGAACAAGACATGTTCGCGTTTCTGATCGACCCAACGGGTTGGGCAGAAATCGACGGTGAGGCGTTCGCTCCTGGCTTTTTCCTATGGAACTCTGAAGTTGGCCGACGGACGATGGGTGTGCAAACTTTCTGGTTCCAGAAGGTCTGCCGTAATCACATCGTTTGGGATGCGATCGAGGTCGTCGAGTTCAGTAGCAAGCACACTGCAAACGTCCGCGACGGATTGTCAGAGGTGCGGAAAGTCATCGAGTCGCTGATTGTGAAACGAGATGAACGCCGCGATGGCTTCGTCAACTGCATTCGCAAAGCGATGCGAGAGAAACTCGGTCACGATGACGAGCAAGTACTTTCGATTCTCGCAAAAGAAGGAGTTCCGCGGCACTTGATCAAGGATGCAATGAAGATTGCCCGTCAACACGGAGCCTTCACGATCTTCGCATTGGTCGATGCGTTGACGCAGGTGACCCAGCGAGTGCAACTCGCCGGGGACAGAACGGAAATGGACGCCAAAGTTGGCAAACTACTTTCTCTTGCACTGGCGGCCTAA